The following are encoded in a window of Scophthalmus maximus strain ysfricsl-2021 chromosome 6, ASM2237912v1, whole genome shotgun sequence genomic DNA:
- the tp53rk gene encoding EKC/KEOPS complex subunit TP53RK translates to MTPDHLVALLCPPLHNPRRRRGGNMAPEKSATVPQFLRGAELVKQGAEARVYRTQFLGRPTIVKERFSKRYRHVALDEKLTRRRTVQEVRSILRCRRAGIPAPAVYFVDYTSHCIFLEEILRSSTVRDHIASTQQSASCTVQELDRDQDRELVQEQELEQLAQQVGQILAKMHDEDVIHGDLTTSNMLLRRSPEDRGSDLVLIDFGLSYISALPEDKGVDLYVLEKAFLSTHPHTEALFQKLLKSYSASSKKSSAVLKKLDEVRLRGRKRSMVG, encoded by the exons ATGACTCCAGACCATTTGGTGGCGCTACTGTGCCCACCGCTACACAacccacgaagaagaagaggaggaaacatggCGCCGGAGAAGAGCGCCACGGTGCCTCAGTTCCTCCGGGGAGCGGAGCTGGTGAAGCAAGGAGCTGAAGCTCGAGTGTACCGGACTCAGTTTCTGGGGAGGCCGACGATCGTGAAGGAGAGATTCTCCAAACGCTACCGACACGTCGCCCTCGACGAGAAGCTGACGCGCCGCAGGACGGTGCAGGAGGTCCGCTCCATCCTGCGCTGCCGCAGGGCAG GCATCCCTGCCCCTGCAGTCTACTTTGTGGACTACACCTCCCACTGCATCTTCCTGGAGGAGATTCTGCGTTCCTCGACTGTGCGTGACCATATTGCATCCACTCAGCAGTCTGCTTCTTGTACAGTCCAGGAGctggaccgggaccaggaccgggagctggtccaggagcaggagctggagcagctggcTCAGCAGGTGGGTCAGATCCTGGCCAAAATGCACGATGAGGACGTGATCCACGGAGACCTGACCACCTCCAACATGCTTCTGAGACGCAGCCCTGAGGACAGAGGCTCCGACCTGGTCCTGATCGACTTCGGGTTGAGCTACATCTCTGCCCTGCCAGAGGACAAGGGGGTGGACCTGTATGTGTTGGAGAAGGCGTTCCTCAGTACCCACCCCCACACGGAGGCTCTGTTCCAGAAGCTGCTGAAGAGCTACTCAGCATCGTCCAAGAAGTCGTCAGCAGTCCTGAAGAAGCTGGACGAGGTTCGactgagaggaaggaagaggtcCATGGTGGGATGA
- the slc2a10 gene encoding solute carrier family 2, facilitated glucose transporter member 10, which translates to MGCSIPLLASLVSTLGGLVFGYELGIISGALLQLKAEFCLSCVQQEALVSSLLCGALLASTMGGCLIDRHCRRNTILLSNILLLTGTLVLLISSYSALVLGRITVGFAMCISSMSCCIFVSEVVTPDRRGFMVILYEAGITVGILFAYAINYILSDSRSGWKWMFGLAIVPILVQLVSVWFLPSSTRAEADLMSPTETQQADDKQKCDSMYLFHRKDNMRTRTVIGLGLVLFQQFTGQPNILFYASTIFDSVGFQSGDSAVLASAGLGLVKVIATLTSMVLSDRVGRRPMLISGCSVMALCLITIGLLSGHSPMNTKRPCHLDFNVNTTDLPTSPADGRSDVDMPLDESHGRLYNNTEDENLVFDKVGLKTLEPASESPSSVSGSFVSWIILMCMMAVVSAYSVGFGPMTWLLLSEIFPAAVRGRAFAFINCFNWAANLLVTFTFLNVVDAIGLSKMFVLYGITAVAAAVFVYLVLPETKGMTLEAIDEELRLSRFYSGDKFCGCISRTKTQTQYQRVHCHITTSG; encoded by the exons ATGG GTTGCTCCATCCCCCTATTGGCCAGTTTGGTATCCACTCTGGGAGGCCTGGTCTTTGGCTATGAGCTTGGCATCATCTCCGGGGCTCTGTTGCAGCTGAAGGCAGAGTTCTGTCTCTCGTGTGTCCAGCAGGAGGCTCTGGTCAGCTCTTTGTTGTGTGGAGCTCTGCTGGCCTCCACCATGGGCGGCTGCTTGATCGACCGCCACTGCCGCAGGAACACCATCCTCCTCAGCAACATCCTGCTCCTGACTGGCACTCTGGTCCTACTCATCAGTTCGTACTCTGCACTGGTGCTTGGCAGGATAACAGTCGGCTTCGCCATGTGTATCTCCTCCATGTCCTGCTGCATCTTTGTGTCAGAAGTGGTTACCCCAGATCGCAGGGGGTTTATGGTTATACTGTATGAGGCTGGGATCACTGTAGGCATTCTGTTTGCTTATGCCATCAACTACATCCTGTCTGACTCCAGGAGCGGGTGGAAGTGGATGTTTGGATTGGCTATAGTTCCGATTCTGGTTCAGCTGGTCTCTGTCTGGTTTCTTCCATCCAGCACTCGGGCTGAAGCAGACCTCATGAGCCCCACTGAAACCCAGCAAGCAGATGACAAGCAGAAGTGCGACAGCATGTACCTGTTCCATCGTAAAGACAACATGAGGACTCGGACTGTCATTGGACTGGGACTGGTGCTCTTTCAGCAGTTCACAGGTCAGCCCAACATTCTCTTCTACGCCTCCACCATCTTCGACTCAGTGGGCTTTCAGAGTGGTGACTCAGCAGTGCTGGCCTCTGCAGGCTTGGGGCTGGTCAAAGTGATCGCTACTCTGACCTCGATGGTGTTGTCAGACAGGGTGGGCAGGAGGCCGATGCTCATCAGTGGATGCTCTGTTATGGCACTGTGTCTGATAACCATTGGACTCCTCAGTGGACATTCACCCATGAACACTAAGAGGCCTTGTCATCTGGATTTCAATGTGAACACTACAGATCTTCCTACGTCACCTGCTGATGGTCGGTCAGACGTTGACATGCCTCTTGACGAGAGCCACGGGCGTCTCTACAACAACACAGAAGATGAAAATTTAGTATTTGATAAAGTCGGATTAAAAACTCTGGAACCTGCTTCAGAGTCGCCCTCAAGCGTCTCTGGCTCATTTGTGAGCTGGATCATTCTGATGTGTATGATGGCTGTCGTCAGTGCATACTCCGTTGGATTTGGACCAA TGACCTGGCTTCTCCTGAGTGAAATATTTCCAGCTGCTGTCAGAGGAAGAGCATTCGCATTCATCAACTGCTTCAACTGGGCTGCAAACCTGTTGGTCACATTCACTTTCCTCAATGTTGTTG ATGCCATCGGTTTGTCAAAGATGTTCGTTTTGTACGGGATCACCGCTGTGGCAGCTGCAGTTTTTGTTTACCTCGTGCTGCCGGAGACCAAA